The Phacochoerus africanus isolate WHEZ1 chromosome 3, ROS_Pafr_v1, whole genome shotgun sequence genome window below encodes:
- the GINS1 gene encoding DNA replication complex GINS protein PSF1, with the protein MLCEKAMELVRELHRAAEGQLPAFNEDGLRQVLEEMKALYEQNQSDVNEAKSGGRSDLIPTIKFRHCSLLRNQRCTIAYLYDRLLRIRALRWEYGSVLPNALRFHMSAEEMDWFNHYKKSLATYMRSLGGDEGLDITQDMKPPKSLYIEVRCLKDYGEFEVDDGTSVLLKKNSQHFLPRWKCEQLIRQGILEHVLS; encoded by the exons ATGCTCTGCGAGAAGGCCATGGAGCTGGTTCGGGAGCTGCACCGCGCGGCCGAGGGACAGTTGCCGGCCTTCAAT GAGGATGGACTCAGGCAAGTTCTGGAGGAGATGAAAGCTTTATATGAACAAAACCAGTCTGATGT GAATGAAGCGAAGTCAGGTGGACGAAGTGATTTGATACCAACCATCAAGTTTCGACACTGTTCTTTGTTGAGAAACCAGCGCTGCACTATAGCATACTT GTATGACCGATTGCTTCGGATTAGAGCACTCAGGTGGGAGTATGGCAGTGTCTTGCCAAATGCCTTACGATTTCACATGTCTGCTGAAGAA ATGGATTGGTTCAATCATTACAAAAAGTCCCTTGCTACCTACATGAGGTCACTGGGAGGAGATGAAGGCTTGGACATCACACAGGATATGAAACCTCCCAAAAGCCTATACATAGAG GTGCGGTGTCTAAAAGACTATGGCGAATTTGAAGTTGATGATGGTACTTCAGtcctattgaaaaaaaatagccAG cATTTTCTACCTCGTTGGAAGTGCGAGCAGCTGATTAGACAAGGCATTCTGGAGCATGTGCTGTCATAA